TTCGAGTACGCGCGGCGAGAGGCCGACCTCCTTGATATCGAGCAGCTCGGCCTTGCGGCTGAGCAGGCGCAGCACGATCTTTTCGCCGAAGATGGTGGCATAGAAGGAGGCGCGCACATCGGTTTTCAGACCCGTTTGTGCATCCACGAAGCGAAAGCCGCCGCCTTGATGGCGCCGCTTCTCGGTGATGTCGGCCTGGCACAGAACCTTGAGCCGACTGCTGATGGCGGGTGCCATGGCGAGGTCGAACTCCTTGCGCAGCATGAGGATGCCGTCCTGGCGCATACGCACACGGACCTGCTGGCGCATCGGTTCGATATGAATGTCGCTGGCACCGAGCGTCAGGGCATCGACGATCAGGCCATCGATGATACTCGCCGCGCTGGCTTCGTCGATCTCTGCCGCTCCTTGAGCGACGTTCTGACGACCTTCCTCGTAGTTCTTGATGGCCTCCTCAATGGCGCGTCGGGTGCTGATCGCCGCGACTACCGTGCCGAAGGTTCCTTCTGCGGCCTGCCGGGCGGCGGTGTCGAGTGGATTGAGAAAGGCGACGATGGTGCCTTCGTCGTCGCGGCGAATGGGGACGGCCTGAAAACGCCGGCACCAGTTGGGATTGACCTGGAACAGGAGTTCGCGCTCGATCGTGGCGAAACTGGGTTCCTCGTGGAGGAACCCGAGTTGATCGGCCAGGACCTCGATGAGCTGATATTCCTGGATCAGGCGTTTTTCGAGCAGGATCTCGCCCAGTCGCTTGCCCTGGAAGTCGGGTTCTTTCTGGGCCGAGAGGGCGGCGCGCAGCTCCAGGGGCCGGATATAACCCAGTTCGACCAACAGATGTCCCAGCGGCACGACCTGACGATGTTCACGCAGCGCCTGACTGAGCTGCCGGGTGTCCAGGTAGCCCAGTTCCTGCAGCACCTTGGTCAGCGAATGGGCGTTGCGAAGCTTGCCATGCACGCGGCGCGCATAGGTCAGCTGCTCTGCCGTGATGAGACCGCTGTCCAGCAAAATGTCGGCGATATGGTGACGGGCATCCCGTGGTTGACGGGATGGCTCGCCGGATGGCATCTTCTCGACGGTTGGGGTATTCATCGGCTTTGCGGGCTGGCCTCCCGGACCTGGCCTTGGCAAGAGGCCAGATGATACCGCGAACGGATGTCGCCGGTAGCGCTCAACCCGTCCAGACCTCGTCGCCTATCCATTGCTCATGCGCTATAAAGGGCGCGAAACCATCCTCTGGACTCATCACCATGCTGCTCTCCTGGCCGACCTGGGCGATCCACCTGTTCACCGTCACCGAATGGGCTGTGGCGATGGGGCTGTTATGGCGGTATGGAGGGCTGATCCAGCGTCGCGAGCTTCAGGTGTTCGCTGTCTGCATGGGGCCGCATCTGATGTCGGGGCTGCTGATTCTGGGGTTTCATCTCAGAGGCGACACGATGCATGGACTGCTGGATGTCTCGCGGCTGACGAGCTTTGGCGGGAG
The sequence above is drawn from the Allochromatium vinosum DSM 180 genome and encodes:
- a CDS encoding GspE/PulE family protein, translating into MNTPTVEKMPSGEPSRQPRDARHHIADILLDSGLITAEQLTYARRVHGKLRNAHSLTKVLQELGYLDTRQLSQALREHRQVVPLGHLLVELGYIRPLELRAALSAQKEPDFQGKRLGEILLEKRLIQEYQLIEVLADQLGFLHEEPSFATIERELLFQVNPNWCRRFQAVPIRRDDEGTIVAFLNPLDTAARQAAEGTFGTVVAAISTRRAIEEAIKNYEEGRQNVAQGAAEIDEASAASIIDGLIVDALTLGASDIHIEPMRQQVRVRMRQDGILMLRKEFDLAMAPAISSRLKVLCQADITEKRRHQGGGFRFVDAQTGLKTDVRASFYATIFGEKIVLRLLSRKAELLDIKEVGLSPRVLERFIEDALEIPSGVILITGPTGSGKTTTLYGCINYLNDMERSITTAEDPVEYIIDGIAQCNLNPKINLTFEETLRHMVRQDPDIIVLGEIRDQHSAESAIQAALTGHKVLTTFHTEDSIGGLLRLMNMQIETFLISSTVVSVLAQRLLRQVCTQCAEPSRPTAHDLHRLGCTQTDLVGAGFRQGRGCPACHYTGYSGRIGVFELLVLNEMVKDAILNKRTSAEIRRVSIESSGLITLLEDGLSKAALGMTSLHEVLRHLPRLSRPRPLRDIWRLAGETPKS